CGGTAGAAATGCCGAACCTAAAGGGCGTCAGCTGATAATGATGATGCCAGATTGCACCTAGAGAATAGTGCTGCCAAATTGTATAGCATAAATCTCTCAAGTTAATGGAACTTATGATGAATCGTTAACATTCCTCCCCGGCTGAACCTTCTAGGTTCAGAACTTCTTGATTTGGGTCAATAAGACGGCAAATCTTTTGCACTGGACGTTGGCAGTAGTGTTTTACAAAAAGTCCTTCAGTTGTACGTTTGTCACTGTTATATTCAACAGTTACTATTCGTACCAATCCGTCACTGCCTGGGTGAACTTTCGTGATGCGTCCAATGCGCCAATGCGTAGGGGGTAGATTCTCGTTTAAAATCAGTACTACATCTCCTTCTTGTAGATTCTGACGTCGACTTTCCCACTTGCGGCGCGCTTGAAGGGTGGATAAATATTCATAGTTCCAACGCTTCCAGAAGTGTTCGAACATTTGTTGTAATTGCTGAGAATATAAAAGACGATTTTTTGGAACATCCACAACAGGTGGTTCTGGTCTCGAATTGAGCGGTCGACCAATGAGAAAGTCGCCAGGTGTGAGAGCGTAACTCCCACTGGGATCATCGTGAAGAGGAACGAGAGGCCTGGAATTCAAACAGGCTTCAATCCTAACTAGTAGAGTACTTAGTTGATTGAAGCGTAAGATTTGGCGACCAATTGTGCGATAGAGATGTTTTTTTGCTGAACGTACAGCTGCCTCCCAAAGACCTCCATGATGGGGTGCGGCTGGAGTGATGAATTTCCATTGCGTTCCGGAAGATGCTATATGCTGAGTTGCGTATATATTTCTCCAACTTTGTAGGTCTTGATTCATAACCCGACTAGCACCTACAAATTGCGTTCCATTGTCGCTATAAAGAACCGAACATATGCCGAGTCGGCTTATGAAGCGATCAAACACATCGATAAACGCCTGACTTGACAAATCTTCCGCAAGTTCGATATGTACGGCCTTTGTAGCCATACAAATGAAAATTGCGCCGTATGTTTTAGTCATGGTAGTGGATCGCTTTCCTCCATGACGAACGTTGAATGGACCGCAATAGTCCAACCCGGTATGGGTAAACGGTGGGGCAACCATAACGCGTGATTTCGGAAGTGACGACATCTGTTGCTGATGCGTTATCCGGGAGTGTCGACGGCATACGACACACTGATGTAGATATGACTTTACAATCCGACGTGCATGGAGAATCCAAAATCGCATGCGCAAGTATTGCAGCATTTCCTGTATCCCACCATGGAGACAGCACTTGTGAGCATCAGCTACGAGGAGTTTTGCTAGTGGGCAAGTATAAGCAAGAATGATTGGATGTTTTTGCTCATACGGTAATTCCGAGTTTGTCAACCGACCTCCTACGCGGAGTATGCCTTCTTCATCCAAAATCGGATTTAATGGAAGCAATTTACAGGACGAGTCGATGCTGGAACGGGATTTGAGTGCTTTAATTTCAGAATGATACATATTACCTTGACTTTGACGAATATGCGTGATCAGTGCCCACTCCTTCTCTTCAGCAGTAATCAACTCATTTGATCTCTGACTCCTAAGTGCCGGCATAATTCGACGAATTCGCGCAGTTGTATTAAGTAAGGCATTCAAACGGCTAAACCTTGCTACCAAAGGTATTCGATCTGTTCGAAAGGATGTCATCAATAAACCATTCCCAATGCCAAGGCCAAGATGCGCCCTATACGGTCGGCTTTCTCCAATCAAAAATTGGTTTTCTTCAGTCGTGAGACTTGGTAACGGTGATGACGATTCATTAACCGCGTGGATGAGAGGTGGTCCCTTCCACCAGAGTTCATTCCCCTTGATAGCGACCGGTGTAATTCCGCGGCTCGCGCAGTCGGCGGGGTTGTATTCTGATCGAATGTGTCGCCACGCGTTTATATCCGATTTTCATTGTATGAAAGCTATCCTATTCGCTACATACTGTTTCAATGAAGAGGGTTGTCGCCGAATCCAATGGAGAACAATTGTCGAGTCGCTCCATAATGTGTAAGCAGCATCCTCAAACTGCAAAGCACGACGTATTTTGTTCATAGTTGTAACCAGTAGTTGAGCTGCAGAAAGCTCTAGACGAGGGATCGTCATTTCCTTCAATGGGGCAACTCTTGTTTTTGCGGCAATCAAGGATGTATGGCATGCTCCGTCAGCACTGGTATTGCGCAAGTAAATAACTGCTGCGTAAGCTTTGGTACTCGCATCGCAAAACCCATGCAGCGTCGATACAGAATTTTCCTTGATTCCCAGCCATCGtggtattttgatattttcaagaCCCTGTAGACTGTTCCGGTATTTCATCCAAGTCTCACGAAGATCAGATGGGAGAGGCGTATCCCAACTTAACTTCGCCAACCATAGATTTTGAACAAATATCTTGGCCGTCACGACAACTGGTGCCAGCATCCCCAATGGATCATACAACCTTGCAATATCACTCAAAACAATCCGTTTAGTAGGAATTGTGTCAAAGTTACATACCTTAACCTTGAAAAATAAGGTATCAGTAATAGGATTCCAGTGTAGGCCCAATACCGTTGTGCTGGAATCGCTAAAATTTATCTCCGATGCAGACGCCTTAGAGCCACTGATTCCTTCCAGGGTCTGGACGCAGTTGGAGTTCCACTTATCTTATTCAAATTTTCCTTGTTGAAGAATGGCATCAACGTCGCTTGCCCGGTTGATGGCCAGTTCTGTCGTGTGAACACTTTCCAAATAATCATCGACATAAAAGCTATGAAGGATGCTGTCCCGTGCTGCGGCTGCCCGGCTGACGTCAGCGATCACTTCCCAATTATCATAGGCACACTGCCTCAATGTTCTAATAGCATTAAAAGGACTGCTTGCCATACCGTACGTCACTGTAGAAAGTTGATAGGTACGCAAGAGTTCATTAGGGCACTCCCTCCAAAGTATCTGTTGCCATTTTCGATGCCTTGAATCAACCATTACTTGTCGGAACATCTTTCTGATATCAGCTGTGAGAGCAACTGAATACCGCCGAAATCGATGAAGTATGTCAACCAGGTTTTCCTGTAGCTGGGGTCCACTTAGTTGCGTATCGTTAAGAGATACGCCGTTGGTTGTTTTACACGATGCGTTAAACACTACTCTGAATTTAGTCGTAACAGCATGGTGGGGGATGTAATAACAGCTTCCCATGCTATCTGGAGAACCATCTATCGCCTCCATGTGTCCCAACTTGATGTATTCCCTCATGAATTCCACGTATTTCTCCCTCAGTGCGTAGTCGTTTGCCAATATCCGCTCTAgtttcaaaaattgtcgaagtGCCGCCGGATGTGAGTTTCCAAGGGCAGGTGCATCAGATCGAAACGGGATCTGTACAATATACTGACCATTTGGAAGTCGCGTAACCGTTCTGGCGAAAATCTCTTCACATTCGTCCACCTCTGCCTTGGTGTTATCAGAAGGTTCTTCGATTTCCCAAAATTTTCGTAGAAGTTTATCGGTGGTAGAATCATCTTGAACGTCCACAAGAGAGGAAAGTAAGACTGGTTTCGACTCGTTCGGTGCTACTGGACCAAGCACTACCCATCCGAGACGAGTGTGTAATGCGCATGGTTCGTTATGAGAACCGACAACAACATCGTTTAATACTAGGGCAGGCCAAATATCTGCGCCAATAAGTAGTTCTACTTGACCTGGTATACCGAACGCCGGATCTGCCAAATGAAGACCATTTAAATGATGACTGGTCCTGATGTCTATAGTAGTGGCAGGAGTCATAGACGTGATTGAATCAATGATGTACGCATTAAAACTGATCTTGAACTTCTCATCCGCACGGGACCGCATACTAACTCGCACAATGCCTTTTGTACGGGTTGAAAGACTTTGATCAATACCTTCGACTTGACACTCGTACGGGCTTCTAGGAAGATTCAAAACAGTTACTAATGATTCGCAAATGAAGCTCACCTGAGAACCAATATCACAAAGTGCGCGACATTCCCTTAAATGACCTTTCCAATCAGCAAGGAGCACGTTTGCCGTTGCTAAGAGTATAGTCCGGTCACCCTGCAAGAGGAATGACTGGACGTCGCTCCTTTGTCATTGTTGTCGGGGAAGTACCTTGGGCGCCACCAATGACGCTGTAGCCGCCGGTCCAGGAGTATATCTGGTAGAAGTGCCTTCAACGCTTCTCTAGTATTGTGTTTCTGCTGGCAGTTGAGACACAACCCAGATGGACAGTCACGATTACGATGACCGGCCTTGAGGCAATTGAAACATAATGATGCCTGTTTCACCAGATTCCAGCGTTCATCCAGTTGAAGATTACGAAACTTTTGGCATTTCGTAATGCGATGAAATTCATTACAAGATGGGCAATTAGTTGCCCTGTCAGGTGCTGCTAACGGATTAGTAATTTTTCCAGAATTTATAGCCAGATGCGTCTTCACGACACGACTTGATGTGCGTCCGCTTGAAAACTGTGGAGTAATGGGCGAAGATGTCGGCAGGTTAGCTGCACGCCGTTCCACGAACATTATAACGTCTTCCATCTTCGGGATGTCTTTGGAGTTTAGGCTTATTCCCCACTCGGTTCGGGTCACAACCGGTAGTTTGGGTAATAGCAGTGGTACGGCTATAGCATCCCATTGTTTTACTGGCACATTCATCATTTCGAGCACTCTAAAGGAATTACGAACAGTATCTACAAAATTTAGTAGCGTAGCTCGAGATTCTGGTGGATGGGTCGGCAAGTCTAGTAGATACTGAACATGGTGCTCCGAAAGAGTACGGGGGTTGTCATAACGTTGTTTCAATTCAGCTTAGACTTCTTCATACCCACCTGTGTACAAGCCACCTACTAATGGAACATTTTCTGCCTTCACATACTGTCGCAGTTTTCCCAGTTTATAGGTGGGTTGTAAGTCACTTCTGTTGTGAACTAGTGTCTCAAACATATCCTTGAACGCTAACCAGTTTGACGGCTGTCCGTCAAAGCTTGAAATAGAAACGGGATCCAACCGCATGTCTGGAGCCTGACTGTACTCCTGGTTGGGGATCTCGCCTGATGCTGACATTTTACGTTTTAATTTGATGCAAATGTTGTTGAAAATCTCCTCCGTTGAAGCGAGCAAATCGTCATGCTCTGCCAACTCGCCTCCATGTGCGCTGGAAACGAGTGCAAAATGGTTCTCCATAAAACGGGAGAAAAGCCGTCGGGCACTACCCAAGAGCTGTTCACCTTCGACACAGTCTGGATGGTAGTTTTCCGCTTGAACTTGCGTCCAGATGCGCAAAATAGAGGTGCGCGCTGATGTACGCAAGTTTAATGCCGACATATTACTCCAAAATTCACTTAACACTGTGATTGATATATATCTATCCTCACAGGAGGCACCAAAAATGCTTAGGAATGCACTGAACACTCAATGTTCTAATGGCGGATTGCATTACAATAAAACacgatttgattattttattattatcactaTTTCCACTATTTATTTGGTACGCTCCAAGTACCATCCAATTCCTTTGACAAACAACTCAACACAACCTTATGCTTAACTTatgcttatatagaaaattagtaTGTAAGAGAGCtgacaaaaataacaaagttgTTATTGCATACGGCAAAATGGCCTGACTAAACAACAGTAGAATGTTATGATATGCCAAAGCCAAACGCATCACCTGATAATGGTGATTCCTGTTGTTCTTGTGTGCTTCACAATGGTCTGACCCAAACAACGGTAGAAACGCCGAACCTAAAGTGCGTCAGCTGATAATGATGATGCCAGATTGCACCTAGAGAATAGTGCTGCCAAATTGTATAGCATAAATCTCTCAAGTTAATGGAACTTATGATGAATCGTTAACAGATACCGTATTGacagtgtttgttttttgttgattgctactcacctgttcaccatatataggtgtttgatgtctctaactaacgtgcatctgtgcggctacatgaatctgatagtttgcgtcatctagttcatcatgtttaggctctaattgccgtcaaaacgTGACACAAtaattgcaaagtattactaggtcaattgccacgcccctagtagtgccatcatcaatcacccgccactagtggtgctaggcgggtgattgatgatgcaagtggaagcactgagtgtcctttagacggtgcaatttgcttgacccatctagcttacatactccgggcgctagacatatggaagccctgagtgtcctttagacgatgcagtttgtttgacccatctagcttacatactccggccgctaggagtcgcagtagtgtggaaaactactTGTGTGCAGcgccaaactgctattttgtattctagaggattgccgcgctcctggaggtggtaggcgggtggctggtggtaataatggaagcctcgagtgtgctctaggtgatccactttgtttcatcccccacccccttagagggaatgaaaaaaacaagatggataccgtattgaaagtctttgttttttgttgattgctactcacctgtccaccatatataggtgtttgatgtctctaactaacgtgcatctgtgcggctacatgaatctaatagtttgcgtcatcttttttctttgtttacgctctaattgccgtcaaaaggtgacacataaaattgcaaagtattactaggtcaattgccacgcccctagtagtgccatcatcaatcacgcgccactagtggtgctaggagggtgattgatgatgcaagtgcaaacactgagtgtcctttagacgatgcaattgcttgacccatctagcttacatactccgggcgctagacatatggaagccctgagtgtcctttagacgatgcaatttgtttgacccatttatcttacatactccggccgctagaagtcgcagtagtgtggatggccgtcacagagtgacacataaaattgcaaagtatttctaggtcaattgccacgccactagtggtgctaggcggatgattgatgatgcaagtggaaacactgagtgtcctttagacgatgtaatttgcttgacccatctagtttACAttctccgggcgctagacaaatggaagccctgagtgtcctttagacgatgcaatttgtttgacataactagcttacatactccggccgctagaaaccgcagtagtgtggaaaaatacctgtgtgcagcgccaaactgctattttgtattctagaggattgccgcgctcctggaggtggtaggcgggtggctggtggtaataatggaagcctcgagtgtgctctaggtgatccactttgtttcatcccccacccccttagagggaatgaaaaaaacaagatggataccgtattgaaagtctttgtttttgttgattgctactcacctgttcaccatatataggtgtttgatgtctctaactaacgtgcatctgtgcggctacatgaatctgatagtttgcgtcatctagttcatcatgtttaggctctaattgccgtcaaaacgTGACACAATAATTGAaaagtattactaggtcaattgccacgcccctagtagtgccatcatcaatcacccgccactagtggtgctaggcgggtgattgatgatgcaagtggaagcactgagtgtcctttagacggtgcaatttgcttgacccatctagcttacatactccgggcgctagacatatggaagccctgagtgtcctttagacgatgcagtttgtttgacccatctagcttgcatactccggccgctaggagtcgcagtagtgtggaaaactactTGTGTGCAGcgccaaactgctattttgtattctagaggattgccgcgctcctggaggtggtaggcgggtggctggtggtaataatggaagcctcgagtgtgctctaggtgatccactttgtttcatcccccacccccttagagggaatgaaaaaaacaagatggataccgtattgaaagtctttgttttttgttgattgctactcacctgtccaccatatataggtgtttgatgtctctaactaacgtgcatctgtgcggctacattaatctaatagtttgcgtcatcttttttctttgtttaggctctaattgccgtcaaaaggtgacacataaaattgcaaagtattactaggtcaattgccacgcccctagtagtgccatcatcaatcacccgccactagtggtgctagccggatgactgatgatgcaagtggaaacactgagtgtccgttagacgatgcaattatttgacccatctagcttacatactccggccgctagaagtcgcagtagtgtggaaaaatacctgagtgcagggcaaaactgatattatgtattctaggggattgccacgctcctggaggtggtaggggggtggctagtggtgataatgaaagctccgagtgtgctctacctgatggataccaaatcgagttttattgatttttgttaattgctactcacctctgcaccatatataggtgtttgatgtctctaactaacgtgcatctgtgcggctacatgaatctaacagtgcgcgtcatctagttaacactttttaggcgctaatcgccgccaaatggtgagacgtaaaattggaaggtatttttaggtcaattgtcacgccactagtggtgctaggcgggtgattgaaaatgcaagtggaagccctgagtgtcctttaggcgatgtaatttgcttgacccatctagcttacatactccggccgctagaagtcgcagtagtgtggaaaaatacctgtgtgcagggcaaaactaccattttgtattctataggattaccacgctcctgaaggtggtaggcgggtggctggtggtgataatggaagccctgagtgtgctctaggtgatcc
This genomic interval from Bactrocera oleae isolate idBacOlea1 chromosome X, idBacOlea1, whole genome shotgun sequence contains the following:
- the LOC138858093 gene encoding uncharacterized protein → MPALRSQRSNELITAEEKEWALITHIRQSQGNMYHSEIKALKSRSSIDSSCKLLPLNPILDEEGILRVGGRLTNSELPYEQKHPIILAYTCPLAKLLVADAHKCCLHGGIQEMLQYLRMRFWILHARRIVKSYLHQCVVCRRHSRITHQQQMSSLPKSRVMVAPPFTHTGLDYCGPFNVRHGGKRSTTMTKTYGAIFICMATKAVHIELAEDLSSQAFIDVFDRFISRLGICSVLYSDNGTQFVGASRVMNQDLQSWRNIYATQHIASSGTQWKFITPAAPHHGGLWEAAVRSAKKHLYRTIGRQILRFNQLSTLLVRIEACLNSRPLVPLHDDPSGSYALTPGDFLIGRPLNSRPEPPVVDVPKNRLLYSQQLQQMFEHFWKRWNYEYLSTLQARRKWESRRQNLQEGDVVLILNENLPPTHWRIGRITKVHPGSDGLVRIVTVEYNSDKRTTEGLFVKHYCQRPVQKICRLIDPNQEVLNLEGSAGEEC
- the LOC138858094 gene encoding uncharacterized protein, whose protein sequence is MMNVPVKQWDAIAVPLLLPKLPVVTRTEWGISLNSKDIPKMEDVIMFVERRAANLPTSSPITPQFSSGRTSSRVVKTHLAINSGKITNPLAAPDRATNCPSCNEFHRITKCQKFRNLQLDERWNLVKQASLCFNCLKAGHRNRDCPSGLCLNCQQKHNTREALKALLPDILLDRRLQRHWWRPRSPYECQVEGIDQSLSTRTKGIVRVSMRSRADEKFKISFNAYIIDSITSMTPATTIDIRTSHHLNGLHLADPAFGIPGQVELLIGADIWPALVLNDVVVGSHNEPCALHTRLGWVVLGPVAPNESKPVLLSSLVDVQDDSTTDKLLRKFWEIEEPSDNTKAEVDECEEIFARTVTRLPNGQYIVQIPFRSDAPALGNSHPAALRQFLKLERILANDYALREKYVEFMREYIKLGHMEAIDGSPDSMGSCYYIPHHAVTTKFRVVFNASCKTTNGVSLNDTQLSGPQLQENLVDILHRFRRYSVALTADIRKMFRQVMVDSRHRKWQQILWRECPNELLRTYQLSTVTYGMASSPFNAIRTLRQCAYDNWEVIADVSRAAAARDSILHSFYVDDYLESVHTTELAINRASDVDAILQQGKFE